The genome window TTTCGTGACCCGAGAGTGCGTACGCGGCAAGGCTTATTGTGCTCTCCCGTGTAACACAATATCATGGATGAAACGACCGTCCGACTGTTGTGCCCCGAGTGTACGAAAAACTGGCAGGCGTCACCGGGCAAGCTTCCAGAATCCGCCGAAATGTTCCATTGTCCGAACTGTCATGCGACCCGGCGGACGGCCGAATTCATGCGAACCGATCACGACCTTCAGACCTTGAAACAGCTCGGCTAGTACGTCCCGACTCGTTTCAATCCGCTTTTGTACACTGCAGATCGTCGTTTGCGACCAGTGGCGGTTGCAGTCAAAGACACAGGAAACGGACTTCGGGAGCCAGTTTAAGATCATCATACCACGACTCCGGTGCTGTAACAGTGGTTTACGAGCGAACGAGAACCGGACACAGGGACTCCCTATAAACGGTTTCAAGTCGCTAGTCCATCGTGTTCTATTTTCCGGAACTACGGACTGTCACGGCGGTCTGTATGGGGCGTGTGGTAACGCGGCTCAAGATAATAATATAACCCTGCAGTGGATATGATTGGATGCCTATGAAGAAGCAGGAGCTCATTCACCTTCACGGCCTTCTTGCCGAAGTATCGAACCAGTGTTCGGAGTGGGAAAACTGTCGAATCGACCTCGAAGAGTACGAATCGCTCGGTATTCGACCGACATCGATTCACAAATCGAAAACAGATCATAAAGCGGCTGTTTTTGCGCTGGCTGGCGGTATCACGGCGAACATGCACGAGGGCGAACAAGAAGCCGTCGCCCCCACTGCTGACTGAACGAAACGACGCATCCTCCGATCGTACAACGCAAGTACTGGCCAGACGTATCTACGAACCAACCGAAACATCTGCGCTCAGATGATAAACACGGGCAAAACCGAGTGAACCCATCGAAAGGTCGTGTTACTCGACGAGGTCTTCGAATTCAGGAAGGATTTCTTCGTCTTCGTCGGCTTCGCTCTCCGCCGTGGCCTCCGTCTCTTCAGTGGTCGACGACTCGTCAGCCTCGTTTTCCGATTCGTCTTCTGTTTCGTTCTCGTCTTCGTCGTCTTCTAACACGTCGACGCGCTCGACCTCGAGCGGGATGTTCTCGAGGCGCTGGCCGATTTCCTTCCGGGCGATACGCGAGGCGTGTTCCTCACGTTCGACGTTGAAAACGGTCATCTCTAGCTCTAACGCGACGAGCGCTTCATCGGCCGCGATGAACGCGGGTGGAAGTTCCTCTCCCGATGGAGCGGTGCGTTCTCCCATGTTGATCTCGACGTAGTTCAAATCAGGGTTCAACATCTCTCCCGTCTTGGAGATGGCGATACGGATCGCCTCGTCTTCTGTCTCAACGTCGAATACCGGCACGGCAGCTTCGACGACAACCCTGCAGTTCATACCGTGACATTGTGTCGCCTACAGTATCAAGGTTCGCCTCACTTTATCGGTCGCGTCTGCGCCGGTGGACTCTCGATCCGTTGGAGACGTCGCCGCTGCGCCCTTCGAAGGTGCGGTTCGAAAGGCACAAGCCGGCGCTCTCGAACTCCCCGATGAATGGAAACCGGGCAGCTCCCGATCGACGACCTCCCAGGTGGGCTCGATCTCTATCGGACGCTCGAGAGCGGGCAGACCTACCTTTGGCAACGGGACGACGACGGGATGTACAGCGGAACGCCCGACCCTGAGACGTGGTACGTTACGGTCGTCGACGGGACCCCAATTCGGGTTCGAGCGCAAAGCGGAATGCTCGAGTGGGAGTCGACAACCGACGTCGATCCGCTCGTTAGGCGGCTGTTACGACTCGAAGACGACCTCGAGGAGATCGTTGCTGCTACGCCCGAAGACTCGCTGGTAGCCGATGCCTACGAGGCCCACCGTGGCATGCGACTGGTGGAGGACCCGCCGTTTGGCTGTCTGATCTCGTTCATCTGCTCGGCACAGATGCGGGTGAGCCGCATTCACTCGATGGTGTCAACGCTGGCACGCGAGTACGGTGACGAGGTCGTATTCGACGGGCGGACGTACCACGCGTTCCCAACGCCGGACCAACTCGCACGGGCGACCGAAGCCGAACTGCGGGAGCTGGGACTCGGCTATCGGGCCCCGTACGTCGTGCGAACGGCAGAGATGGTCGCCGATGGAGAGGCACATCCAGCCGACGCTCGCGACCTCGAGTACGAGGCTGCCCGGACGTATCTCACCCAGTTCGTCGGCGTCGGCGACAAAGTGGCCGACTGCGTGTTGCTCTTCTCGCTGGGGTTCGACGAAGCCGTTCCGCTCGACACCTGGATCAAGTCGGCGATCGAGGAGTACTACCCCGACTGTGACCGCGGGTCGTACGCAGAGACGTCACGGGCGATTCGCGACCGGCTCGGCGGCGAGTACGCAGGATATGCACAGACGTACGTTTTCCACCATCTTCGGACGGCCGAGTGACCCGTCGATCCCCTCTGGCGTCGCCCAGTGCCTGCGAGTGGATCACGACCCCGAAGTCGATCGAGAGAGGGGGGAGGGGTACGTCGCGTGTGTAACCCTCGCACGACAATAGTCAGCCACTCGGCAGCCACGCGTCAGACAAACGGGATTTTTGCCGGTCGCGATCAACGGCTCGAGTATGACAGACCGAACCCGAGCACACGTGTTCGTCTCCGGGAAAGTACAGGGCGTCTACTACCGCGCGACCACTCGCGATACGGCCAGTGGTCGGGGCATCGATGGCTGGGTAAAGAACCTCACGGACGGTCGCGTCGAGGCAGTGTTCGAGGGCACCGAGGCCGACGTCGAGGCGATGGTCGAGTGGTGTCACGAGGGGAGCCCAGCGGCTGACGTCGACGACGTGGAAGTCACAGACGAGGAACCACAGGGCCTCGAGGGGTTCGAGATCCGGTACGAGTGAGCGGCGAGTGGGCGGCTTACCGGGGGCTGAACCGGTTCGTCCGATTTTCGCTGTCGAAGTCGCCACCTTCGTTCGGATCGTCGGTCCCGTCGCCGTGCCACTCGCTTTCATCGTCGTAGACGTCGATGTGATGGATTGCCGCCGGCGAGAGGAGGCGATTCCCCTCGAGTTCGATCCAACCGTTGGCGTGGACGACGATCGGTCCCTCGTAGAGCGGGGCATCCGCGTCGACGGCGTCGTAGATGACGACGTCGTGGTAGGCCCGCGTAAGGGGGTTTAGGTCGTCACCAGCGAGCGGTTCAGTGGAGGCAAACGGGGGGAACATCGTACCGAGATGACAGCCTATGCAGACATAAGTGGTGTGGACGTCGCTCGAGTACGCAGACCACGACGGCCTACGACGTGTCCGAGTAGACGACCACCCCGTCCGCAATCTTCAACGGTTGGCCGGTCGAACCGTGTCGTATGATTACAGGCGAGCAGATGGCCGCCGTCGACGAGAACGCCGAGGCGCTTGGCGTGCCACGAAAGCAGCTGATGGAATCAAGCGGTAACGCGGTCGCCCAGCGGGTCCGCGAGATCGCCGACCCGGGCTCGAGGGTCGTGATCGTCGCCGGGCGGGGGAACAACGGCGGCGACGCGTTCGTCACAGCCCGGTTTCTGGACGACTACGACGTGACGACGCTCCTGCTCGGCCGGGCCGAAACGATCGGCACCGACATCGCCCGCGATAACTGGGCAGCGCTCGAGCGCGCCGACTACGACGTTCGCGAGGTGACCGACTCACGGACCCTCGGGCTTCCGGACTGCGACGTGCTCGTCGATGCGATGCTCGGAACCGGAATTAGTGGCAACCTCCGCGAGCCGGCCGCGACCGCCGCGCGAGCGATCAACGATGCCGAGGCGACCGTCGTCGCGGTCGACGTTCCGTCTGGCTTCGACGCTGCTAGTGGCGATCACGCCGACAACGGGGTCGACGCGGATCACGTCGTCACCTTCCACGACACGAAGCCGGGCCTCGAGCACCTCGAGGCCACCGTCACCGTCGCTGATATCGGCATTCCCGCCGCAGCCGAACGGTTCGTCGGTCCCGGCGACGTTCGTCTCGCCCGCCCCGACGACCGGGCAGGACGGCCGTACGTCATCGGCGGAGGCCCGTACACCGGTGCACCTGCGCTGGCCGCCCAGGCGGCGCTCCGGGCCGGTGCCGAACTCTCGTTCGTCGCCGCACCTGAAGTCGTCGCCGGCGAGATCCAGGGCTATTCTGCGGACCTGATCGTCCAACCGTTCGACGGCGACCACCTGGGGCTCGACCAACTGGACGACCTCCTCGAGACCGCACAGACGTACGAGAACGTCGTCGTCCTCGGTCCCGGCCTCGGCACCGAAGCCGAGACGCTCGAGGCCGTCCGGACGTTCCTCGAGTC of Natrarchaeobaculum sulfurireducens contains these proteins:
- a CDS encoding DUF7836 family putative zinc-binding protein gives rise to the protein MDETTVRLLCPECTKNWQASPGKLPESAEMFHCPNCHATRRTAEFMRTDHDLQTLKQLG
- a CDS encoding UPF0058 family protein, producing MKKQELIHLHGLLAEVSNQCSEWENCRIDLEEYESLGIRPTSIHKSKTDHKAAVFALAGGITANMHEGEQEAVAPTAD
- a CDS encoding DUF555 domain-containing protein; this encodes MNCRVVVEAAVPVFDVETEDEAIRIAISKTGEMLNPDLNYVEINMGERTAPSGEELPPAFIAADEALVALELEMTVFNVEREEHASRIARKEIGQRLENIPLEVERVDVLEDDEDENETEDESENEADESSTTEETEATAESEADEDEEILPEFEDLVE
- a CDS encoding DNA-3-methyladenine glycosylase family protein, which codes for METGQLPIDDLPGGLDLYRTLESGQTYLWQRDDDGMYSGTPDPETWYVTVVDGTPIRVRAQSGMLEWESTTDVDPLVRRLLRLEDDLEEIVAATPEDSLVADAYEAHRGMRLVEDPPFGCLISFICSAQMRVSRIHSMVSTLAREYGDEVVFDGRTYHAFPTPDQLARATEAELRELGLGYRAPYVVRTAEMVADGEAHPADARDLEYEAARTYLTQFVGVGDKVADCVLLFSLGFDEAVPLDTWIKSAIEEYYPDCDRGSYAETSRAIRDRLGGEYAGYAQTYVFHHLRTAE
- a CDS encoding acylphosphatase — protein: MTDRTRAHVFVSGKVQGVYYRATTRDTASGRGIDGWVKNLTDGRVEAVFEGTEADVEAMVEWCHEGSPAADVDDVEVTDEEPQGLEGFEIRYE
- a CDS encoding NAD(P)H-hydrate dehydratase, with the protein product MITGEQMAAVDENAEALGVPRKQLMESSGNAVAQRVREIADPGSRVVIVAGRGNNGGDAFVTARFLDDYDVTTLLLGRAETIGTDIARDNWAALERADYDVREVTDSRTLGLPDCDVLVDAMLGTGISGNLREPAATAARAINDAEATVVAVDVPSGFDAASGDHADNGVDADHVVTFHDTKPGLEHLEATVTVADIGIPAAAERFVGPGDVRLARPDDRAGRPYVIGGGPYTGAPALAAQAALRAGAELSFVAAPEVVAGEIQGYSADLIVQPFDGDHLGLDQLDDLLETAQTYENVVVLGPGLGTEAETLEAVRTFLESYDGQVVVDADALAVVPDIETDATLVCTPNRAELARMGGPDADDLRSVADEIESFAAELGHVVLAKGAADVVTDGERTRISRSGTVAMKVGGTGDTLAGIVAALLEFADPLEAAAAAAHVNGIAGERLADGQGHGYLATDVLEEIPAALWGGADE